The proteins below come from a single Microbacterium sp. BK668 genomic window:
- a CDS encoding NUDIX domain-containing protein translates to MTPEIRVSAAVVTDAAARALVVRKAGTILFMQPGGKHEPGESPAAALVRELREEIGVVVDERALVPLGTFTTDAANEPGHRVVADAFRVQIEPGSVVRGGEIEEVRWIGAGDAASTPLAPLSRDLLLPLVWEG, encoded by the coding sequence GTGACGCCCGAGATCCGGGTCAGCGCGGCCGTGGTGACGGATGCTGCGGCCCGCGCCCTGGTCGTCCGCAAGGCCGGGACGATCCTGTTCATGCAGCCGGGCGGCAAGCACGAGCCCGGCGAGTCCCCCGCCGCGGCGCTCGTGCGCGAGCTTCGCGAGGAGATCGGCGTCGTCGTGGACGAGCGGGCGCTGGTCCCCCTCGGGACCTTCACGACGGATGCCGCGAACGAGCCCGGCCACCGGGTCGTCGCCGACGCGTTCCGTGTGCAGATCGAGCCGGGCTCGGTGGTCCGCGGCGGCGAGATCGAGGAGGTGCGGTGGATCGGCGCGGGGGACGCGGCATCCACTCCCCTCGCTCCGC
- a CDS encoding FAD-linked oxidase C-terminal domain-containing protein → MTTPADDVVARLRPALGERVDTSEAARHDARADKSGHAASGLPLAVVHARSVDDVQQTLRIATETRTPVVTRGAGTGLAGGANAGGGEIALSVRGMTRILEVRPDDLLAVVEPGILNAELNAALAEHGLWWAPDPASRAISTVGGNIATGAGGLLCAKYGVVRDAVLGVDLVLADGRLLKLGHRTVKGVTGLDLTSLVIGSEGTLGVVVGATLKLRRLVPGTVCTIAATFPDVRTAAEASSAVTASGVQPAIMELMDAASLRAVHALLELEPPTPGAAQLTIQTDGPGADAEADAIAGVLRGAGGTVALTHDRAGGERLLAIRRSMHPAMETLGTTLIEDVSVPRSMLPAMFDEIARVERDHGIEIPTVAHAGDGNLHPNFIFHGEVGPDGTIEVPPAVWDAADDLFRAALRLGGTLTGEHGVGVLKRRWLVDELGDDQWELQRRITRVFDPLGILNPGKVFAR, encoded by the coding sequence GTGACGACTCCGGCCGACGACGTCGTCGCACGCCTGCGCCCTGCGCTCGGGGAGCGCGTCGACACGTCGGAGGCCGCACGGCATGACGCCCGCGCCGACAAGTCCGGGCACGCGGCATCCGGTCTGCCGCTCGCCGTCGTCCACGCGCGGTCGGTCGACGACGTGCAGCAGACCCTCCGCATCGCCACCGAGACCCGCACGCCCGTCGTGACACGCGGCGCGGGCACGGGCCTCGCCGGCGGCGCCAACGCCGGCGGCGGCGAGATCGCGCTCTCGGTGCGCGGCATGACGCGCATCCTCGAGGTGCGCCCCGACGATCTGCTTGCGGTCGTGGAGCCGGGGATCCTCAACGCCGAGCTGAACGCCGCCCTCGCCGAGCACGGCCTCTGGTGGGCGCCCGACCCCGCCAGCCGCGCGATCTCGACGGTCGGGGGCAACATCGCGACGGGCGCGGGAGGACTGCTGTGCGCCAAGTACGGCGTCGTGCGCGACGCGGTGCTCGGCGTCGACCTCGTCCTGGCCGACGGACGCCTGCTGAAGCTCGGCCATCGCACGGTCAAGGGCGTCACGGGCCTCGACCTCACGTCGCTCGTGATCGGCTCCGAAGGCACGCTCGGCGTCGTCGTCGGGGCGACGCTCAAGCTCCGCCGACTCGTTCCCGGCACGGTCTGCACGATCGCGGCGACGTTCCCCGACGTGCGGACGGCAGCCGAGGCATCCTCCGCCGTCACGGCGTCGGGCGTGCAGCCGGCGATCATGGAGCTGATGGATGCCGCGTCCCTCCGCGCCGTCCACGCTCTGCTGGAACTCGAGCCGCCCACGCCGGGGGCAGCGCAGCTCACGATCCAGACCGACGGTCCGGGGGCGGATGCCGAGGCCGACGCCATCGCGGGGGTGCTCCGCGGTGCGGGAGGCACGGTGGCCCTGACGCACGACCGCGCGGGAGGCGAGCGCCTCCTCGCGATCCGCCGCTCGATGCACCCCGCGATGGAGACCCTCGGCACGACGCTCATCGAGGACGTGTCGGTGCCCCGGAGCATGCTCCCGGCGATGTTCGACGAGATCGCTCGCGTCGAGCGCGATCACGGCATCGAGATCCCGACCGTCGCCCACGCCGGCGACGGCAACCTCCACCCGAACTTCATCTTCCACGGTGAGGTCGGGCCCGATGGCACGATCGAGGTGCCGCCCGCGGTCTGGGACGCCGCCGACGACCTCTTCCGCGCCGCGCTGCGCCTCGGCGGAACCCTCACGGGCGAGCACGGCGTCGGCGTGCTCAAGCGCCGCTGGCTCGTCGACGAGCTCGGCGATGACCAGTGGGAGCTGCAGCGCCGGATCACCCGCGTCTTCGACCCGCTCGGCATCCTCAATCCCGGCAAGGTGTTCGCGCGGTGA
- a CDS encoding YrdB family protein, whose protein sequence is MPDTPPVRPTAPAQPEPGVGTPLSGIDILAFVCELFAFASLAIWGFLYWAFPWNIVFGIGAPVVAILIWALFVSPRAVFAVHPFIRGLVELLVYASATMAWWSLGQPWIGLVFGVVAVTIGVLAGRRRFA, encoded by the coding sequence ATGCCCGACACTCCCCCGGTCCGCCCCACCGCGCCGGCTCAGCCCGAGCCCGGAGTGGGGACGCCCCTCTCGGGCATCGACATCCTCGCGTTCGTGTGTGAGCTCTTCGCGTTCGCGTCGCTGGCGATCTGGGGGTTCCTGTACTGGGCCTTCCCGTGGAACATCGTGTTCGGCATCGGCGCCCCCGTCGTCGCGATCCTCATCTGGGCGCTCTTCGTCTCGCCGCGGGCCGTGTTCGCGGTGCACCCCTTCATTCGCGGCCTCGTCGAGCTGCTCGTCTACGCGTCGGCCACGATGGCCTGGTGGAGCCTGGGCCAGCCGTGGATCGGCCTGGTCTTCGGCGTCGTCGCGGTCACGATCGGCGTCCTCGCGGGGCGGCGCCGGTTCGCGTGA
- a CDS encoding sigma-70 family RNA polymerase sigma factor, producing MTSIDSPGEAVGMGESPEPADADLVLRTRSGDKTAFGELWFRHYRSGIAVARSVSPALDPDDLVQEAYARIYQSILRGGGPTGSFRAYLFTSIRNAAAGWGRSSREDTVDLLDTIEDPATSDEATDAALDRSLTHCAFRSLPTRWQEVLWYTEIEQMKPAEVAPLLGMKPTAVAQLAFRAREGLREAWIQAHLKSVEDGSDCQWTIERMGAHARENLSRRDRRKVDEHLADCPRCAIVAAEAKEVSSRLALVLLPLALGATGAAAYLANLQGGGVPAVAMAAGPTPVIPSGVGADPSAVVSGTTSGSGGSAAVGTSGSAAGSGSVAGGGSAAGGSAAAGGTAAGGTAAGGTAAGGTAAGGTAAGGTALTGTAAAGGSAIAGGSAAVGGTAGLVGSAAGATAGAVGIGAAATVAGGGVLSGIGAIIGVTTAAAVLVGSAVAASVVAPSAFGLPGPDPAAGAASSQTIVEEASAPAAGAVSTGERGAGGTGGGAELSYPAGMPSPGGASVTLTDAQPTVTLTVTGEPGATAEVLLNGAVADSVVLDASGTATVSVAPTYGQLVSDARIGLRYRSGEWAGTARSVRLSDLADLAQILAAMKPQTNQGGAKGQDADVDAASRRGAGEHTTPGTGGQGTPGTGGQGAGNASTGSGEKSTGNGGANGNGSAGRDGSATDSTDTTRATAPGRSGTAAQADPGIPRNAGTTGENNRTTTGGTGGGNGAATGAGKSASGVPAESDSGAASPGTAGSSANSTGSGARGATSAGNTGTGPAGSSGSAKSGSAAGGTSDPRTPATPGKGKGAPPETPATQVGRGIPIAPVETEEAATPAA from the coding sequence GTGACCAGCATCGACAGCCCGGGCGAGGCCGTCGGGATGGGCGAAAGCCCCGAGCCCGCCGATGCCGACCTCGTCCTGCGCACCCGTTCGGGAGACAAGACAGCCTTCGGCGAACTGTGGTTCCGCCACTATCGCTCCGGCATCGCCGTCGCCCGGTCCGTGAGCCCCGCGCTCGACCCGGACGACCTCGTGCAGGAGGCGTACGCCCGCATCTACCAGTCGATCCTCCGCGGCGGCGGGCCGACCGGATCGTTCCGCGCCTACCTCTTCACCAGCATCCGCAACGCCGCGGCGGGCTGGGGGCGCAGCAGCCGCGAAGACACCGTCGACCTGCTCGACACGATCGAAGATCCGGCGACCAGTGATGAGGCGACGGATGCCGCGCTCGACCGGAGCCTGACGCACTGCGCCTTCCGGAGCCTTCCCACACGCTGGCAGGAGGTGCTCTGGTACACCGAGATCGAGCAGATGAAGCCCGCCGAGGTCGCTCCCCTCCTCGGGATGAAGCCGACCGCCGTGGCTCAGCTCGCCTTCCGGGCTCGGGAGGGCCTGCGGGAAGCCTGGATCCAGGCGCATCTGAAGTCCGTCGAGGATGGGTCCGACTGCCAGTGGACGATCGAGCGGATGGGCGCCCACGCTCGCGAGAACCTCTCACGGCGGGACCGCCGCAAGGTCGACGAGCACCTCGCCGACTGCCCGCGCTGCGCCATCGTCGCCGCGGAGGCCAAGGAGGTGTCGAGCCGGCTCGCGCTCGTCCTGCTGCCGCTCGCCCTCGGCGCGACCGGCGCGGCGGCGTACCTGGCCAACCTGCAGGGCGGCGGCGTTCCCGCGGTCGCGATGGCGGCGGGCCCGACCCCGGTGATCCCGTCCGGCGTCGGAGCCGACCCCAGCGCGGTCGTGAGCGGCACGACCTCGGGGTCGGGCGGCTCCGCCGCCGTCGGCACGAGCGGATCGGCGGCCGGGAGCGGGTCGGTCGCGGGCGGCGGCTCAGCGGCGGGAGGTTCGGCCGCAGCGGGCGGAACCGCGGCCGGAGGAACGGCGGCCGGCGGAACGGCCGCCGGAGGAACGGCGGCGGGCGGAACCGCGGCCGGCGGAACGGCTCTTACGGGAACGGCCGCGGCCGGCGGATCGGCGATCGCGGGTGGTTCGGCAGCGGTCGGAGGAACCGCCGGCCTGGTCGGCTCGGCGGCCGGCGCGACCGCGGGAGCGGTCGGGATCGGCGCGGCGGCCACCGTGGCCGGCGGCGGCGTGCTGTCGGGCATCGGCGCGATCATCGGCGTGACCACGGCGGCCGCCGTCCTCGTCGGATCGGCGGTCGCGGCATCCGTCGTCGCTCCGAGCGCCTTCGGGCTGCCGGGGCCGGATCCGGCGGCCGGCGCGGCGTCCAGCCAGACGATCGTCGAGGAGGCCTCTGCGCCCGCGGCCGGAGCCGTGTCGACGGGCGAACGCGGCGCCGGGGGGACCGGTGGCGGTGCGGAACTCTCCTACCCGGCCGGCATGCCCTCCCCCGGCGGCGCCTCGGTGACGCTCACCGACGCGCAGCCGACCGTCACGCTGACGGTCACGGGCGAGCCCGGTGCAACCGCCGAAGTGCTGCTGAACGGCGCGGTCGCCGATTCCGTCGTGCTCGACGCGTCGGGCACGGCGACGGTCTCGGTGGCGCCGACCTATGGGCAGCTCGTCAGCGACGCGCGGATCGGCCTGCGGTACCGCTCGGGCGAATGGGCGGGCACGGCCCGGTCGGTCCGCCTGAGTGATCTCGCCGATCTGGCCCAGATCCTCGCGGCGATGAAGCCGCAGACGAATCAGGGCGGCGCCAAGGGGCAGGACGCGGACGTGGATGCCGCGAGCCGCCGCGGGGCGGGCGAGCACACCACGCCGGGAACAGGTGGCCAGGGCACCCCGGGAACCGGCGGCCAGGGCGCGGGGAACGCGTCGACGGGCAGTGGCGAGAAGTCGACCGGGAACGGCGGTGCGAACGGGAACGGCAGTGCCGGTCGCGACGGGTCGGCCACCGACTCGACCGACACGACCCGCGCCACGGCGCCGGGCAGGAGCGGGACGGCCGCTCAGGCCGACCCCGGCATCCCGCGGAACGCCGGCACGACCGGCGAGAACAACCGCACGACGACCGGGGGCACGGGCGGCGGGAACGGCGCAGCCACCGGCGCCGGGAAGAGCGCGAGCGGCGTCCCCGCGGAGTCCGACAGCGGCGCAGCTTCGCCGGGCACGGCCGGCTCGAGCGCGAACAGCACAGGCTCCGGCGCCCGCGGCGCCACCTCCGCCGGCAACACCGGCACGGGTCCGGCGGGCTCCAGCGGAAGCGCGAAGAGCGGCTCCGCGGCCGGGGGAACCTCAGACCCGCGCACCCCGGCCACGCCGGGCAAGGGAAAAGGCGCTCCTCCCGAGACGCCTGCGACACAGGTCGGGCGAGGCATCCCGATCGCCCCCGTCGAGACCGAAGAGGCAGCCACGCCCGCCGCTTAG
- the nagA gene encoding N-acetylglucosamine-6-phosphate deacetylase: MTTLLHSVRLVDDGAVHDDAWVLFAGGRVSARGTGGERPDAATVVDGRELAGDGAVLTPGFVDIHGHGGGGVAYDDGAEAIRAARTLHRAHGTTRAVVSLVTAPLETLERRAAMVADLMTTDADILGSHLEGPFLDPGHKGAHDPSLLRPPDAASVDRLLEAGRGTVRQVTIAPELPGGLDAIRAVVAAGAAAAVGHTGADLAQSRAAFDAGATILTHAFNAMPGLHHRQPGPVAAAASDPRVTLEVIADGVHLDPEIVRIAFAAAGGRVALVTDAMAAAGAEDGRYDLGSLAVDVVGGVARLAAEGSIAGSTLTQDAALRLAVRAGVSLPDAVAALTRVPAAAIGRRGDLGALAPGMLGDAVLLTRDLHVRGVWVGGERA, encoded by the coding sequence GTGACGACTCTCCTCCATTCCGTGCGGCTCGTCGACGACGGCGCCGTGCACGACGACGCGTGGGTGCTGTTCGCCGGCGGACGCGTGTCGGCCCGGGGCACGGGTGGCGAGCGACCGGATGCCGCGACCGTCGTCGACGGCCGCGAGCTCGCCGGCGACGGGGCCGTCCTGACACCCGGGTTCGTCGACATCCACGGCCACGGCGGCGGAGGCGTCGCGTACGACGACGGCGCCGAGGCGATCCGCGCCGCGCGAACCCTGCATCGCGCGCACGGGACGACGCGGGCCGTGGTCTCGCTCGTGACCGCGCCCCTCGAGACGCTCGAGCGCCGGGCGGCGATGGTCGCCGACCTCATGACGACGGATGCCGACATCCTCGGATCGCACCTCGAGGGCCCCTTCCTCGACCCCGGTCACAAGGGCGCCCACGATCCGTCTCTCCTGCGACCGCCCGACGCCGCGTCGGTGGATCGGCTGCTCGAGGCGGGACGCGGCACCGTCCGGCAGGTCACGATCGCTCCGGAGCTGCCCGGCGGCCTGGACGCCATCCGCGCCGTCGTCGCCGCCGGGGCGGCGGCGGCCGTCGGTCACACCGGGGCCGACCTCGCGCAGTCGAGGGCGGCCTTCGACGCGGGAGCGACGATCCTCACGCACGCGTTCAACGCGATGCCCGGGCTGCACCACCGGCAGCCGGGGCCGGTCGCGGCCGCGGCATCCGATCCCCGCGTCACCCTCGAAGTCATCGCCGACGGAGTGCACCTCGACCCCGAGATCGTTCGCATCGCCTTCGCAGCGGCTGGGGGCCGCGTCGCCCTCGTGACGGATGCCATGGCGGCGGCAGGCGCCGAAGACGGCCGCTACGACCTCGGATCGCTCGCGGTCGACGTCGTCGGCGGTGTCGCACGGCTCGCCGCCGAGGGGTCGATCGCAGGATCGACGCTGACCCAGGATGCCGCGCTCCGCCTCGCCGTGAGGGCCGGCGTGTCGCTTCCCGACGCCGTCGCGGCACTGACGCGCGTGCCGGCGGCGGCGATCGGGCGCAGGGGCGACCTGGGAGCGCTGGCACCGGGCATGCTCGGCGATGCCGTGCTGCTGACCCGCGACCTGCACGTGCGCGGGGTCTGGGTCGGCGGCGAGCGCGCCTGA
- a CDS encoding family 20 glycosylhydrolase, whose amino-acid sequence MSLPAVVPAPASLVAGASAPFRLEQPVRIAGDTDAAAALAALISARTALAVHPSASSGTGGQGSELGEGVIELRIDPSTSRATGGRESYSIVVDEASVRVTGADAAGLFYGVQTLGQLLTRDGGGWLVPAVVVEDAPRFRYRGVMLDVARHFHSVDTVKAYIDRAAGLKLNVLHLHLSDDQGWRIQLSSRPMLTELASHSAVGGDPGGFYTKADYREIVEYAASRHVTVVPEIDMPGHTHAVGVAYPELAEAPLLSPLIEDVIAQYGGGTPTPGELYQGIAVGFSSLKIHDEATYDFLADVFGELAAMTPGPYLHVGGDEALGTDPDDFATFMERATDLVADLGKTPIAWHEAGAAAGLNPDTIGQYWGYTTPTEGMDDDARAFVRNGAQLILSPADAVYLDMKYDASTPIGLAWANGPTSVERAYAWEPGEMIAGVDESDILGVEAPLWAETVRGLADIDLLAFPRIAAAAEAAWSPPTGAIPQRSWESFRERVGSLGPLWTSLGIGFHPSDEIPWTTE is encoded by the coding sequence GTGTCGCTACCCGCCGTCGTCCCCGCGCCCGCTTCGCTCGTGGCGGGCGCCTCCGCGCCGTTCCGGTTGGAGCAGCCGGTCCGGATCGCGGGAGACACGGATGCTGCGGCCGCCCTGGCAGCGCTCATCAGCGCGCGGACGGCCTTGGCGGTTCACCCTTCGGCAAGCTCAGGGACTGGAGGGCAAGGCTCCGAGCTCGGAGAGGGGGTTATCGAATTGCGGATCGACCCTTCGACGAGCCGAGCGACCGGGGGGCGGGAGTCGTACTCGATCGTCGTGGACGAGGCATCCGTCCGCGTCACGGGCGCCGACGCGGCCGGCCTCTTCTACGGCGTCCAGACGCTCGGCCAGCTGCTCACACGGGACGGGGGCGGATGGCTTGTGCCCGCCGTCGTCGTCGAAGACGCGCCGCGGTTCCGCTACCGCGGCGTCATGCTCGACGTCGCCCGCCACTTCCACTCCGTCGACACCGTCAAGGCGTACATCGACCGCGCAGCGGGGCTCAAGCTCAACGTGCTGCACCTGCACCTCTCCGACGACCAGGGCTGGCGCATCCAGCTCTCGTCCAGGCCGATGCTCACCGAGCTCGCGTCGCATTCCGCCGTGGGCGGCGATCCCGGCGGGTTCTACACCAAGGCCGACTATCGCGAGATCGTCGAGTACGCGGCATCCCGTCACGTCACCGTCGTTCCCGAGATCGACATGCCGGGGCACACGCACGCCGTGGGCGTCGCGTATCCCGAGCTCGCCGAGGCGCCGCTGCTTAGTCCCCTCATCGAAGACGTCATCGCGCAGTACGGGGGCGGCACGCCGACCCCCGGCGAGCTGTATCAGGGCATCGCCGTCGGATTCTCGTCGCTGAAGATCCACGACGAGGCGACCTATGACTTCCTCGCGGACGTGTTCGGCGAGCTCGCGGCGATGACCCCAGGCCCCTACCTCCACGTCGGGGGCGACGAGGCTCTCGGAACCGACCCCGACGACTTCGCCACCTTCATGGAGCGCGCGACCGACCTGGTCGCCGACCTCGGCAAGACGCCGATCGCGTGGCACGAGGCCGGCGCCGCCGCCGGGCTCAACCCCGACACGATCGGCCAGTACTGGGGCTACACGACACCCACCGAGGGCATGGACGACGACGCGCGCGCCTTCGTCCGCAATGGCGCACAGCTGATCCTCTCCCCCGCCGACGCCGTCTACCTCGACATGAAGTACGACGCGAGCACTCCGATCGGACTCGCGTGGGCCAACGGCCCGACGAGCGTCGAGCGCGCGTACGCGTGGGAGCCCGGCGAGATGATCGCCGGCGTCGACGAGTCGGACATCCTCGGCGTGGAGGCGCCGCTGTGGGCCGAGACCGTCCGCGGTCTCGCCGACATCGACCTCCTCGCCTTCCCGCGGATCGCCGCCGCCGCCGAAGCGGCGTGGTCGCCGCCGACCGGCGCGATCCCGCAGCGCTCGTGGGAGTCGTTCCGTGAGCGCGTCGGGTCGCTCGGGCCGCTGTGGACAAGCCTCGGCATCGGCTTCCACCCCTCCGACGAGATCCCCTGGACGACCGAGTGA
- the glyA gene encoding serine hydroxymethyltransferase translates to MTDQFFNAPLAEVDPEIAQVLERELDRQRGYLEMIASENFVPVSVLQSQGSVLTNKYAEGYPGRRYYGGCEEVDVAEELAIDRAKALFGAKFANVQPHSGATANAAVLHAIARPGDTLLGLSLDQGGHLTHGMKINFSGRLYNIVAYGVDPETSVIDMDEVHRLAVEHRPKVIIAGWSAYPRQLDFARFRAIADEVGAYLWVDMAHFAGLVAAGVHPSPVPHAHVVSSTVHKTIGGPRSGFILTNDEDLAKKLNTAVFPGQQGGPLMHVIAAKATAFKLAATPEFKERQERVLRGAHIIAERLSQSDVTDAGITVRSGGTDVHLVLVDLRNAEIDGKQAEDLLHDIHITVNRNAVPNDPRPPMVTSGLRIGTPALATRGFGDEEFTEVADIIAKALLPGADVEELRARVAALTAAFPLYPGLQQ, encoded by the coding sequence ATGACCGATCAGTTCTTCAACGCCCCCCTCGCCGAGGTCGACCCCGAGATCGCGCAGGTGCTGGAGCGCGAGCTCGACCGCCAGCGCGGGTACCTCGAGATGATCGCGTCCGAGAACTTCGTGCCCGTGTCGGTGCTGCAGTCGCAGGGCTCGGTCCTCACGAACAAGTACGCCGAGGGCTACCCGGGCCGCCGCTACTACGGCGGCTGCGAAGAGGTCGACGTCGCCGAGGAGCTCGCCATCGACCGCGCCAAGGCGCTGTTCGGGGCGAAGTTCGCCAACGTGCAGCCGCACTCGGGCGCCACCGCGAACGCCGCCGTGCTGCACGCGATCGCCCGTCCCGGCGACACGCTCCTGGGGCTGTCGCTCGACCAGGGCGGCCACCTCACGCACGGTATGAAGATCAACTTCTCGGGCCGGCTCTACAACATCGTCGCGTACGGCGTCGACCCCGAGACGAGCGTCATCGACATGGACGAGGTGCACCGCCTCGCCGTGGAGCACCGGCCGAAGGTCATCATCGCGGGCTGGTCGGCGTACCCGCGTCAGCTCGACTTCGCGCGCTTCCGCGCCATCGCCGACGAGGTCGGCGCGTACCTCTGGGTCGACATGGCGCACTTCGCCGGTCTCGTCGCCGCCGGCGTGCACCCGTCGCCCGTGCCCCACGCGCACGTCGTCTCGTCGACGGTGCACAAGACGATCGGCGGCCCGCGTTCGGGCTTCATCCTCACGAACGACGAGGACCTCGCCAAGAAGCTCAACACCGCCGTCTTCCCGGGGCAGCAGGGCGGCCCGCTCATGCACGTCATCGCCGCGAAGGCCACGGCGTTCAAGCTCGCCGCGACGCCGGAGTTCAAGGAGCGCCAGGAGCGCGTGCTCCGCGGCGCGCACATCATCGCCGAGCGCCTGTCGCAGTCCGACGTCACCGACGCCGGCATCACGGTGCGTTCGGGCGGCACCGATGTGCACCTCGTGCTCGTCGACCTCCGCAACGCCGAGATCGACGGAAAGCAGGCCGAAGACCTCCTGCACGACATCCACATCACCGTGAACCGCAACGCCGTCCCGAACGACCCTCGTCCGCCGATGGTCACCTCTGGCCTGCGCATCGGCACGCCGGCGCTCGCGACGCGCGGGTTCGGCGACGAGGAGTTCACCGAGGTCGCCGACATCATCGCGAAGGCGTTGCTGCCGGGAGCCGACGTCGAAGAGCTCCGCGCGCGCGTCGCGGCCCTCACCGCCGCGTTCCCGCTCTACCCGGGGCTGCAGCAGTAG
- a CDS encoding bifunctional methylenetetrahydrofolate dehydrogenase/methenyltetrahydrofolate cyclohydrolase has translation MTAQKLDGRAAAADIKAELKERVAALKEKGITPGIATVLVGADPASQLYVGMKHRESEAIGMNSIQRELPADASQEDVQALIDELNADADCHGYIVQLPLPKHLDTDAILERIDPAKDADGLHPVNLGRLVLNVNSPITTPLPCTPRGVIELLVRNGYELAGKHVVVVGRGVTIGRSIGLLLTRREYNATVTLTHTGTVDLASHLRQADVIVAAAGVKHIVSAADVKPGAAVLDVGVTRETDPESGKSVVYGDVAPDVAEVAGWLSPNPGGVGPMTVALLITNVVEAAERAAGE, from the coding sequence ATGACGGCACAGAAGCTCGACGGCCGCGCGGCCGCCGCCGACATCAAGGCCGAGCTGAAAGAGCGCGTCGCGGCGCTGAAGGAGAAGGGGATCACGCCCGGCATCGCCACGGTGCTCGTCGGCGCCGACCCCGCGTCGCAGCTGTACGTCGGGATGAAGCACCGCGAGTCCGAGGCGATCGGGATGAACTCGATCCAGCGCGAGCTGCCCGCCGACGCGTCGCAGGAGGACGTCCAGGCCCTCATCGACGAGCTCAACGCCGACGCCGACTGCCACGGCTACATCGTGCAGCTGCCGCTGCCGAAGCACCTCGACACCGACGCGATCCTCGAGCGCATCGACCCCGCGAAGGACGCCGACGGCCTGCACCCGGTCAACCTCGGCCGGCTCGTGCTCAACGTCAACTCGCCGATCACGACGCCCCTGCCCTGCACGCCGCGCGGCGTCATCGAGCTGCTCGTGCGCAACGGCTACGAGCTCGCCGGCAAGCACGTCGTCGTCGTCGGCCGCGGCGTGACGATCGGCCGCTCGATCGGCCTCCTGCTCACGCGCCGCGAGTACAACGCGACCGTGACGCTGACCCACACCGGCACGGTCGACCTGGCGTCGCACCTCCGGCAAGCGGACGTCATCGTGGCCGCCGCCGGCGTGAAGCACATCGTGTCGGCGGCGGATGTGAAGCCCGGCGCGGCCGTGCTCGACGTCGGGGTGACGCGCGAGACCGACCCTGAGTCTGGGAAGAGCGTCGTATACGGGGATGTCGCGCCCGACGTCGCCGAGGTCGCCGGGTGGCTCTCGCCGAACCCTGGGGGAGTGGGGCCGATGACGGTCGCGCTGCTCATAACGAACGTGGTCGAGGCCGCGGAGCGCGCCGCGGGGGAGTAG